AAACGTCTTCGAGTGGCTTTGCGAAGGCGCGACCGGCGGCGGTCCCGACATTGACATTGCGGTGGCGGTGATCGAGATGAGTCTGGATCGGGGTCAGGCGATAACGAGTAATCTGAACGTGTGGAACATCGGCGACGCTCCGCTGCTGCTCACCACCACTCCGCCGTTTACGGCGTGGTTCGGAGTCCTCGGTCCGACGGAAGCCACGATCAATCCCGGTGATAGTATCGCCTACGAACTCACCTGGACCACGGCCGGAATCGAAGCGGGATACCACACGCTCTACTGGACGTTTTCGAGCAACGATCCCAACGAGTCCGAGTTGGTCTGGCCGGTGCGGCTGCGCGTCATCGGATCGTCCGCTGTTGATCCACAGGACCATACGGCAACAGTACGCGGGTTCCGGCTCGTTTCCGCCGCCCCCAATCCGTTCAACGCGCGCACGACCGTCACCTTCGAGTTGCCGACCGCGGGAGAAGTGCTGTTCGACTTGTACAATCTCGTCGGACAGCGGGTGGAACGAATCGCCGCCCGACCCTACGCGGCCGGAACGCACGAAATCAGTTTGGATTTTTCCGACAAACCGGCCGGTCTTTATTTCCTGCGCGCGACAATGGGGGCAGATGTCCGCATGCAGAAGCTCATGCTGCTCAAGTGAGACCACACATTCGACCGGACGGAACGGCGGTTCTTTCCGGTTTGCTCCGAGGAAGTGATCCTGCGTTGTAAAGCATTTGAAGCAAGGAAGGGGATTCATCATGCACCGCAGAACTACCCGTCAAGTTTGGCTCATCGTGCTGCTGTCGCTGGTCGTTTGCGGCAGTGCGAATGCCGAGGGCAAGATCGCCATTGACTGGCTGCACGGCCAGCCTTCGGCGGAAAGTCTCTATCTTAATCCCGATCTGGCGGCACTCTATCCCGATTTCCGGTTCGTGCTCTTCGAGCCCGCGCGGATGCCGATGTACGAGATTCTGGCGGAGGGAGTTCTGATCGGGAATTATGCGGATTCGGTCTTCGTGGACGTGCCGTCACGGGCGGAGGCTCTTTATGTGGTGATTCTGCGCGGTGCGGCACCGGAGGCATACACGTTCGTCCAAATTGTCGCTCCCGACCAGAGCATCACGCCCGGAGCCTACGGGATGTCCCATCTCGACAATCCTTCGCCCGGACGCTACACGATCCGTTTCGGCTACCATGTGAACGGGCAAACCTACCGGATCGGCATCGGCCCGCACCTCTGGGACGTGTATCCGCCGGAGGACTACGACGCCGTCGTGGACTTCCACAGTTTGGTGTGGATGCTGTTTCAGGGGGAAAGCCCGCCGCGCTCGGACTATGACATTGCTCGCTTGCAGCAATTCCTGAACGTGGGCGGCGGGATCGGACTTTTTTATGACGGTTCGGAGCCGGTGGCGGAAAAGCCGATCATTCGCTTGCGGGATTTCACGGATGAAGGAGCGACGGTGCGACTGGATCCGCCCGGCTACGTGAGCTACACGCTGCCGCAGCCGAAGAGCGCGCGGCCGCTCACATGGGAAATTCCGCCCACTTCAGCCGACGTGGAGTTGGATTATGAAGTCGCGTTTCACCGGCCCTTGAATTTCGTTTCGCCCGGATCGCATCGCGGCGAGTTCGTCAATCAATCGTGGGCAATCGTCCGTGACGTGAAAACCCTTCGCTTCACGAAGAACGCGGGCTACAGCATCTCGGAGATCGGAACGCTCTTGCCAACTGAGAAGGGAGTTTCTTTCGGCGGCGCGAGCCTGCCCTACGAACAGGCTCGTGCGCGACTTGACGCCACGCTGCGCGAGGAAGCGCAAGAGGCGGGGATGCTCCGCGAGGATATCGAGTCGTTTTTTACCAAGTACGATTGGGCGGCGCGACTGCTCGGTCAAGCCGGCAAGTCGCAGGGAGTCTTAGTAGTCTATCGGCTGGAAGGCGAGGATTACGATGCGCTCTTCCCGCTGACGGCTGATCCGACGCCCGCCGAGATGCACCGCGTTCTGTGGGTCTATTCGATCCTCCCCGACCACGTGACGGCGGTTCATTCGGTTCATCCGCCGGTGGCGGCGGTTCCCGCCACTCCGGCCACGCGCATCGCCGGAGTCTATCATGAATACGGTTTCTTCCGCGAGACCTACGGGGGCGACGCGCTCGACGAGATGGACGCGTGGGGCTGGCATTTCTACGACGACATGCTGATTGACACCAGCGATCAGTATCCCCATTGGTGGGGAGCCTACTATTTCGATACCTGGGGCGCAAGTCCGCTGGTGGCGCGTCTCTCTTTGGGCGTGAATCGTCTGCTCGGATTCTGCACCAGCGGAATTGTCCCGGCGGCCGGAACCTCGGAGGTCGTGTTGAGCGGAGACGAGGACACCCGTTCCGAGTTTCCCGACGGTCATTTCCCGGCGGGCAGCTATCCGCCGGTGGTGGTGGCGCGGCAGGAGGTGACGGGCGGAAGGTTGATTGGAACGGGTGATTTGGCGTTCTTCGCCGACTCCGCGGATAACCGGCAATTCATGCAGAACATTCTCGAATGGCTCTGCGAAGGCGCGACCGGCGGCGGGCCGGACATTGACATTGCCGTGGCGGTGATCGAAACCTGTCTGGTCGAAGATGAAACGGCGGTAGCGTCGCTGGCCGTTTGGAATGTGGGAAATGCTCCGCTCACGCTGACCACGACCATTCCCCTTCTTCAATGGTTCACGGCCGTTGGACCCACGCAAGCCGAGATCGTTCCCGGCGAGGCCGCGCACTACGATTTGCAGTGGTCGGCGGTTGACGTGACGCCGGGCTATCACGACGCGTTGTGGACGTTCACCAGCAACGATCCCAACGAATCCACGCTGACGTGGCCGGTGCGACTGCGCGTGTTGGCGAGTGCCTCGGCGGGACCGGAAAATCCCGATGCATTCCCAGCGCGCTTCGAGCTGCTTCCGGCCTATCCGAATCCGTTCAATTCCAGTACCACACTCTCGTTTACTCTTCCCGGCACCGCACAAGCCAAGCTCAATGTTTACGATCTTCAGGGTCGCTTGGTTCGTGTACTTGTGGATCGAGAATCTTCTGCCGGAAGACATTCCGTTCATTTTGACGCTGGTACGTTGCCCTCTGGATTCTACTTCGTCGGTCTTTCCGCCGGTGGACATACCGCCGCTCAGAAGCTTTTGTTGCTGAAATAGATCACGATTTGCAACAGCGATTCCAACCTGATCAAAGAAATACCGGTTGTTCTTGCGATGAGTTCCGGGCGAGGCAAATTCACAATCAAAGGGGGACGTGTTGGTTCTTCGATTTCTTCTTCCACTGCTGGCTCTGGCCGGCCTGGCTCAGGCTCAGGTAGACAGCCTATGGTCGCGACTCTACGGTCCGCCGGATTGCTCAGCTTTCTGCAATTCCGCCCAGCGAACGGCGGACGGGGGTTTCATTCTGGCCGGTGCGGCCATATTCCAAGACTACTCGCACTTGGAGGACATTTGGCTGGTCAAGACCGACGGTCAGGGGGATACTCTGTGGACCCGGCGCTATGGGTACCCGAATGGATTCGATTTCGCCAAGTTCATTCTTCAAACGTCCGATGGAGGATACTTCATCATCGCCCGCAGCACGTCGCATGAGGGATTCGACGGCTGCGAGTGGATCCTTCGCACGGATGACAACGGCGATACGTTATGGACGCGCTGGTTTTGCCGGGACAGTTGGATATTCCTCAACCGGGCGATCGAGACCGACGATGGCGGCTTCGCCCTGGTGGGCAATACTCCGGCCGGTTCCCCGCCACAGGACGCGCCGTTCATCCTCAAACTCAGCGATACGGGCGACAGCCTGTGGATGCATTCGTATATCGAGGACCAGCCCCGCACGGAGTTCTTTGACCTTGTGCAAACACCGGATGGCGGTTTTGCTCTTGGCGGATTGACGATTCCTCCCGGTCATGGATGGTGCAATTTCGCGCTGATGAAAGCCGACACTCTGGGAAGGCCGAGCTGGATGCGCCACTATGGGGGCCCGCTCAACGAGAAAGCGACCGGTTTGACACGCACGCCGGAAGGGGGCTATGCGCTGGCGGGGATCACCAGCACGTGGGGAATGGGGGACTACGATTATTGGTTGGTGGTCACGGATTCACTGGGGAACAGCCGGTTTGCGCAGACCTACGGAAATCCCAGCCCCGATATGCTGGCATCGTTTCTGATGCTGCCGGATGGCGGCCTTCTCTTGGCCGGTGAAGGCAGTCCGTCCTATTGGCACCGTCAACGATTCTTCATCGTACGCACCAACAGCCTCGGCGACTCCTTGTGGAGTCGCATGTTCGGCGGCGAGGACATCGGCGTCCAATGTGTTGCGGTGATGTCCACCGATGACGGCGGTTTTGCGCTGGCCGGTCGCATTTGGCCGTCAAACCTCGAGGGTATATCACGGATTATCCTGCTTAAGACCGGTTCGGAATTGGCTGCCGATCCCTGCTCTCCCGCGCTGCCCCGCCATCTCGGTTTGGCCGTATATCCTAATCCGTTCAATTCCTCCACACGGATATTTTTCTCCCTGCCGCGCATCGAGAAGGTGCATCTGACGGTCTTCGATCTGAGCGGCCGAAGGGTGAGAGTCCTCGTGGATGACATTCTCCCTGTCGGGGAACATCAGGTTCCGTTCGACGGCTCGGCCCTACCTTCCGGCATCTACTTCGCGCGGCTGGAAGCACAGGGGATGTCGCAGACGAGAAAAATGGTGTTGCTCAAATAGCAGGCCGATCCACAAATATTTTCCCGGAGAAAGAAGCCCGCACCATGTCTTGCACCAGTGAAGATAGGATAATGTGAGAAACCGCAGCGAATCCGACTTTCTGGGGCGGCACGTCGAGCGCGCATTGTCCACTCGCTGGGAGGCGGGATACCATACCGTCCAGCTCGATTTCACGG
This genomic interval from bacterium contains the following:
- a CDS encoding T9SS type A sorting domain-containing protein — encoded protein: MHRRTTRQVWLIVLLSLVVCGSANAEGKIAIDWLHGQPSAESLYLNPDLAALYPDFRFVLFEPARMPMYEILAEGVLIGNYADSVFVDVPSRAEALYVVILRGAAPEAYTFVQIVAPDQSITPGAYGMSHLDNPSPGRYTIRFGYHVNGQTYRIGIGPHLWDVYPPEDYDAVVDFHSLVWMLFQGESPPRSDYDIARLQQFLNVGGGIGLFYDGSEPVAEKPIIRLRDFTDEGATVRLDPPGYVSYTLPQPKSARPLTWEIPPTSADVELDYEVAFHRPLNFVSPGSHRGEFVNQSWAIVRDVKTLRFTKNAGYSISEIGTLLPTEKGVSFGGASLPYEQARARLDATLREEAQEAGMLREDIESFFTKYDWAARLLGQAGKSQGVLVVYRLEGEDYDALFPLTADPTPAEMHRVLWVYSILPDHVTAVHSVHPPVAAVPATPATRIAGVYHEYGFFRETYGGDALDEMDAWGWHFYDDMLIDTSDQYPHWWGAYYFDTWGASPLVARLSLGVNRLLGFCTSGIVPAAGTSEVVLSGDEDTRSEFPDGHFPAGSYPPVVVARQEVTGGRLIGTGDLAFFADSADNRQFMQNILEWLCEGATGGGPDIDIAVAVIETCLVEDETAVASLAVWNVGNAPLTLTTTIPLLQWFTAVGPTQAEIVPGEAAHYDLQWSAVDVTPGYHDALWTFTSNDPNESTLTWPVRLRVLASASAGPENPDAFPARFELLPAYPNPFNSSTTLSFTLPGTAQAKLNVYDLQGRLVRVLVDRESSAGRHSVHFDAGTLPSGFYFVGLSAGGHTAAQKLLLLK
- a CDS encoding T9SS type A sorting domain-containing protein, with protein sequence MLVLRFLLPLLALAGLAQAQVDSLWSRLYGPPDCSAFCNSAQRTADGGFILAGAAIFQDYSHLEDIWLVKTDGQGDTLWTRRYGYPNGFDFAKFILQTSDGGYFIIARSTSHEGFDGCEWILRTDDNGDTLWTRWFCRDSWIFLNRAIETDDGGFALVGNTPAGSPPQDAPFILKLSDTGDSLWMHSYIEDQPRTEFFDLVQTPDGGFALGGLTIPPGHGWCNFALMKADTLGRPSWMRHYGGPLNEKATGLTRTPEGGYALAGITSTWGMGDYDYWLVVTDSLGNSRFAQTYGNPSPDMLASFLMLPDGGLLLAGEGSPSYWHRQRFFIVRTNSLGDSLWSRMFGGEDIGVQCVAVMSTDDGGFALAGRIWPSNLEGISRIILLKTGSELAADPCSPALPRHLGLAVYPNPFNSSTRIFFSLPRIEKVHLTVFDLSGRRVRVLVDDILPVGEHQVPFDGSALPSGIYFARLEAQGMSQTRKMVLLK